GGCGGCACCGCCCGAACACGAGGCCCAAGATCGGTGCCCGGCAACGTTCTCTTGATTGGAAGGAAAACGAAGAATCACGAAGCGACGATTCTCCACGTATCAGTCGTGATTGTACTTCAATGACCTCCTGATGTCAAGCGTTTCGGGTGATCGGGGCGCCGGTCGGGGTCGTGCTGTCCGGGCGTCGGGACGGAAGGGGGCGGGCGCCGCAGCGCGCGGCGTCCGCCCCTCGAAACCGCTTACTGCCCGGTGAGCTCCTTGTATTTCATGAAGGCTTCCTCGGCCTTCATCTTCATGCCCTTCTTGTTGTAGGAGAGGCTCAGGATCTGATAGCCGCGCGGATCGTCGGGGAACATCCCCGTGTACTTCTGCCCCTGCGCGACGGCCTCGTCCCACAGCTCGCCCTTCCAGTAGGTGAGCAGGAGACTGTAGTTCGCCTGCTGGTCCTCGGGGGAGACGTTGATGGCGCTCTGGTAGGCGTCGATCGCCTGGAACCACTTCTCCATCTGGTAATAGGCGACCCCGAGATTGTAGTAGAGATCGAAGCTCTCCGAATCGGTCTTCAGCCGCGCCTCGACGGCCATCTTCAGGAAATCGACGGCCGCTTCGGCCTCGCCCGTGCCGAGGTAGACGTAGCCGACCTTCTCGACGGCCTCGTAGTTGGCTGGATCGTCGAGGAGCAGCCGGTCGAAGATCTCGAGGGCCCGTTCCTTGTCGCCGCGCGAGACCATCACCTGGCCGGCGAGCGTGAGGACGGCGGAGTATTCGTCGTCCTCGGGAGTCGTCCGGGAGACGAGCGTGTCGGTCGCGACGTAGGCCGGCTCGAGGTAGGTGCTGTCCTCCTCGCTCAGCGCGTGGTAGACCTTGGCGAGGTTGAGCCACCCCTTCACCGCGCGCGGATCCGACTTGGTGGCCATGTCGAATTCCTTGGCCGCGCCGACGAGGTTCTCGGCCTGGTAGTCGCTGACGCCGTTGTTGAAATGCTTGGCCCAGTTGTGCGTGATGTTGTTCTCCGCGTCGTTCGTCTTCTTGGGATCGATCCTGGCGGCCGTCATGAACTCTTCGAAGGACTCCCGCATCTTGCCGGTGAAGCTGTAGGAGATGCCGAGCTGGAAATGCGCCTCGGCGTCCTGGGGATTCTTCTCGAGCGCGAGCAGCGCCATCTCGATGGCCTTTTCGTAGTTCTTGTGCTGGTTGTGCAGCATCGCGCTCGTCGTCTCGACGCTCTTGCACGAATTGAGCGTCAGGGCGAGCACCAGCAACGCGAGAATCACCAGCGTCCGCTTCATGTGAGGAGTACCTCCTGTTGAACCGTGATGGGAAATCCGTTTCCCCGTCCGTCGTCGCCCGCCCGCATGCCGACGGCAGGCGGTCGGTGAAGGGTTGGCGGTCCGGGGATTTCCTCCTGAGCGCGAACAGCCCGGAACGAGGGATGTTGCAGGTTGCCTTGTGTGACCACAGGAAAGGTAGCAATCGCCGGAAAAGGTGTCAAGCACTATCAATACGCCCCTTGCGCCCTCCCGGTCACGAGATGTTCACCGGGTCGACGTCCCACTGCAGATCGAGGCCGGAACGATCCCGCAAAGCCGCCGACGCGGCGTCGACGAACCGGCGGCATTCAACCGCGTCGAGTGGCCCGCGGACGAGGACACGGAACCGGTGCCGGCCGCGGACCCGCTGGACGAGCGCGGGGGCGGGGCCGAGCACGCCGGCGAGCATCCCGGCGGCGTCGCGGAGCGCGTCCGCGGCGCGCACGGCGCCATCGAGGGCCGCGTCCTCGCCCCGCGCGGAGACGGTGAAGAGGAGGAGCCGGCCGGCCGGCGGGTACCCGAGCTCCCGCCGGAGCGCGAGCTCGCGCTCGGCGAAGCCCGCGAAGTCGTGGACGGCGAGATGCTCGTAGAGGTAGTGCTCGGGCACGAGCGTCTGGACGATCACGCGCCCCGTCTCGCCACCGCGTCCCGTGCGGCCCGCCGCCTGGAAGAGCAGCTGGAAGGAGCGCTCGACCGCGCGGAAATCGGGGAAGTTCAGACCGGCGTCCCCCGAGAGGACCCCCACGAGCGAGACGTTCGGGTAGTGGTGCCCCTTCGCCACCATCTGCGTCCCGAGGAGGACGTCTGCATCGCCGCGGGAGAAGCGCTCGAGTATCTCGAGGTGGCCGCGCACGCCCGATGTCGTGTCGAGGTCCATGCGCGCGACCCGCAGCCCGGGGACGAGGTTGGCGAGATCGGTCTCGATCCGCTGCGTCCCCGCGCCGCGCTGGCGCAGTCCCCACTTCCCGCAGTTCGGACACTGTTCGGGCGGCGTCCGCCGGTGCCCGCAGTAGTGGCAACGCAACTCGCCGCTGCGGCTGTGGTAGGCGAGCGAGATCGAGCAGTCCGGGCATCGCTCGATCCACCCGCACGCGCGGCACTGGACGTAATTCGCGTGCCCGCGGCGGTTGAGGAGGACGATCGCCTGCGTGCCGTCCCGGCGGCACCGGTCGAGCTCGTCGAGGAGCCGCGACGAGAAGAGCCCCTCCTCTTTCCGCATGTCGACGATCTCGACGGCGGGCATTTGCCCGTCGATGGGCCGGTGGCTCAGTTCGAGAAGCGTCGTCCCCCCGCCGCGCGCCTCGGCGTAGCTTTCGAGCGAGGGGGTGGCCGACCCGAGCAGGAGGGCGGCGCCCTGCAACCGTGCGCGCATGCCGGCGACGGCGACGGCGTGGTAGTGCGGCTTCTCCTCCTGCTTGAAGGAGGTGTCCTGCTCCTCGTCGACCACGACGATCCCCAGGTCGGGCATCGGCACGAAGACGGCCGACCTGGCGCCGATCACCACCCGCGCCTCGCCGGCGGCGGCGCGCAGCCAGATCGAGTGCCGCTGCGGCCCGGTGAGGCGGCTGTGGAGCACGGCGACCTCCCGGCCGAAGCGCCGCCGGAACCGCGCCGTCGTCTGGGGGATCAGGGCGATCTCCGGGATGAGCACGAGGGCGCTCCTGCCCCGCTCGAGCGCCGCCTCGATACAGCGGAGGTAGACCTCGGTCTTGCCGCTTCCCGTGACGCCGTACAGGAGAAAGCGCCCGGGGGCACCCTTTTCGACGGCGCCGGAGACCGCCGCGACGGCCGCCGACTGCTCGTCGGTGAGGTCGGGGTATTCAGCGTCGTGCGGGAATCCGTCGCCCCCCGTCTCGGCGGGGGTCCGCCCCCGCCCCTTGAGCGCGGCGGGAAACATCGCGCGGAGGACCTCGCCGAGGGGATGGACGTAGCGTTCGGCGATGCCCCGCGCCAGTTCGAGAAGCGTCGCGTCGAGAAGGGGCGTCTCGTCGAGGACCGCGGCGATCGGCCTGGCTCGGATGCCGCGCGGCGCGGCGCGCCTGGCAGCGACGACGTAGCCGGTCATCCGCCGCCGGCCGAAGGGCACGAGGACGCGGCAGCCGGGGACCGGCGCCTCCTCGAGTTCGTCGGGAACGAGATAGGTGAACTCCCGCTCGAGTGGAACGGGAAGAACGACGTCGACGAACCGGTATGCCCGCGGCGGTCTGCTCATGACGGGCCGGAGTATACGGCCCGGCGGCCGCCCCGGCAAACCGATTCTCTAGTGCTTGCAGGCGAGCAGCTCGTGTATCCTGTCGACCAGCTTGTTCGGGCTGAAGGGCTTCACGATGTAATCGGTTGCGCCCACCTCGTAGCCGAGCCGCTTGTCGATGTCGCGTCCCTTGGCCGTCAGCAGCATGACGGGGATGTTCCTGGTCAGCGGGTTCGCCTTCAGGATGCGGCAGGCCTCGTAACCGTCGATCCGCGGCATCATCACGTCGAGAATGATCAGGTCCGGCTGTTCGCGCCGCGCCTTCTCGATCGCCTCCTCGCCGTTGGAGGCGGCGATGACCTCGTACCCTTCCGACGCGATGCTGAACTCGAGTATCTGCGTGATGTTGACCTCGTCGTCGACGACGAGCACCTTTCCCTTGTTCATCGAATCTCCTCCATGGTTGCCGTCTCGTGATGCGTGTCGACGGAGCCGGCGGCGGGCGACGGCTCGAGGGCCGAGAGGACGATCTCGCCGCGGTCCTCGGCAGCGCCGAGATCGAGCAACGCCTTGACGAAGGCGCCGACGACCCGGGGATCGAACCGCGATCCGGCCCCCCTGATGATCTCGTTTCGGGCCTCGTCGAGCGTGAAGCAGCGACGGTAGGGCCCCGGCGTGACGAGGGCGCGGAAGGAATCCACGACGTTGACGATCCGCGCCTCGATCGGTATCTCGTCCCCCGCGAGGCCGTCGGGGTACCCCGTGCCGTCGAAATACTCGTGGTGGCAGCGGATCATCCGCATGATCCGCTCCTCGAGCCCCATCGGCGACACGAGGGTGTATCCGGTCGACGGGTGTTCGCGAAGCGCTTCCCATTCCCTGGCGGTGAGCTCCTCCTTCTTGCCGCGTATGGAACGCGGCACCTTCATCATGCCCAGGTCGTAGAGGTTCATCCCGAGCCGCAGCGCGGTGAGCGATCGCTCGTCGATATCGAGTCGCCGCCCCACGGCGAGGGCGATCCGCGTGAGGTTGGTCAGGTTCCGGCTGCCCCACGTCTCGCGGATCTCGAGAATGGAACGCATCGAGTCCTTCAGCTTGTCGAAATTCGACGAGACGGCCTCGTAGGCCCTGAGCTTGTTCAGCATCCCCACGATGATCAGGGCGAGCGACTCGAGCAGCTCCCGGTCGGCCTCGTCGTACTCGCGCCCCTCGACGTTGTCGCTGACGTTCACGACACCGACGATCCGGTCGCCGTCGCGGAGCGGAGCCGAGATGAAGGAGTGGGTCCCGTAGAAGAGGGAGTTGTTCGTGCGGGCATAATCGAGGTCCTTCTCGATGTCGGCCGCGTGTATCGACAGGCCGCTTTCCGCCACGCGCCCGGCGATGCGCTCGCCGACGCGGACGCTCGTGTTCTGGACGAAATCGTATTCGAGCCCCTTCGCGGCGACGATGCGGAGAAGATCGTCGTCATCCTCCTGGCGGAGCATGATCGACGCCTTGCGCGCCTGGAGGATCTCGGAGACCATCTCGACGAGGAGCGAGAGGTACCGTTCCCGGTCGAAGCGGATCGAGCCGAAGTACCCCGCCCCGCCGGCCTGCCTGACGACGACGTCCTTCATCGGCAACAGCACGACGAATCTCGCGCCGGCCTCCTTGACGTTCTCCACCCAGATCTGGCCGTCGTGCCAGTCGACGATGTTCTTGCAGATCGCCAGCCCGAGGCCGCTCCCTCCGTGCTCGCGGGTGTTGCTGGCGTCGACCTGGTGGAAGCGCTCGAAGATCTTGTCGAGCTGGTCCTCGGGGATCCCGCTGCCCGTGTCCTGCACGACGATCCTGGCCGCGGCCGCCTCCTCCTCGAGGGTCACCGTCACGCGGCCGCCGGCCGGCGTGAACTTGACGGCGTTGCTCATCAGGTTGTTCAGCAGCTGCCGGAGCAGCTCGCGGTCCGCGTCGATCGTCACCGGCCCCTTCGGCAACCGGAGATCGCTGTCGACCTCGGCCGAGAGGAATTGCTCGTGCAGCTTGCCGTGGACCTGCTCGATGATCTGGCTGAGGTTGCACGGCACCTTCTCCACCTTGAGGAGCCCCGTCTCCATGCAGGAGTAGTTGAGGATGTTGTCGACGAGCTTGATGATCCGCTCGCCCTCCTCGTCCATCACGCTGAGGAAGTCCCGCATCGTTCCGCGCTCGATCGAGTCGATGTTGTCGAGGAGCGTCTCGGTGTAGGCCTTGACCGACGTCAGGGGCGTGCGCAGCTCGTGCGAGACGATCGAGAGAAAGTTCGACTTGAGCTGGTTGACGCTCTCGAATTCCTCGCGGCTCGCGGCGAGCGCCCGCTCGCCGTCGCGGATCTTGCCGGCGGCTCGCTCGCGCTGCAGGACCTGCAGTATCCCGTTCGTGTAGAAGTCGAAGATCTCCCTGTCGGCCGCGGAGGGGAGGTCGTCGTGGAATCCGACGGTCAGGAAGCCCTTCGCCAGCCCCTTCTCCATCACCGGCGCCACCCATACGGCGCGCCCCGTCCATTCGATTCCGCCGGGAACGAACACGTCGAGGTCCTCGCCGAGTTCCCCGGCGTCGACCGACCAGCCGTTGCCGTGGGAGAGGTCGTCCCGGCAGACGCGGTGGAAGAGCTCCCGCTCGACGGTGAAGGAGGCGTCCGGTCCGGGCTCGAGATCGATCCCGCCGGAGAAGGCGGCGAAGGTGAAATGCGCCTCGCCGTTGCGCGCGAGCCGGAGCAGGACGTACGACGCCCCGGTGTCGGCGGCGACGGCGGAGACGATCCGCTGGAAGAGCTCGGGCGGACGGACGTCGCCGGCCACTGCGCGGTTGATCTCGAGCGCCGAGGCGATCGACAGTCCCCGCGCCGGCGGCTTCGCCTCCCGCGAGACGTAAAGCAGTGACGGCGGTGGCGGGAAGGAGACGGCAGCGACCGCCGTGAGCGCGCCCGCGAGGTCGACGAGCGCGACGAGCTGGAACCAGAAGGGGTCGTAACCGGTCATGCCCGCGGCCGTCAAACCGGCGAGCGCCGTCCCGGCGGCGAGCATGGCCCCCGCGGCGGCGGGCAGGAGACGGCGGGGAACCCGCCCCGCGCCGGCGAGCCACAATCCCGTCGCCCCCAGGGCGACCGCGGCGACGACATGGAGGCCGGGGAGACCGTCGCCGAAGGCGAAGACGAACCGGGAGGCGGCAACGAGCGCGATCCCCGCCACGGAGGCGCCGCGCCGGCGGTCCGGGCCGGACGCGACCGCGCGCGCCGCGCAGACGACGGCTGCGAGGAGGAAGACCAGCAGGTACGCCGCCTGCCCCGCCTCTCCCGTCAGCATCGTATCGATCGCCCGAATGGTCACCGTCGTTCTCCCGCTCAGGTCACCGGGTGGTGTTTCCCCGCGTATCGCAGCTGTTCCGCGAATCGCGTGTAGTCCTCGATCTCGATCACGCCCTCGTCCAGGAGGACCTCGATGAAGGCCTTGATCACCTGCCCGTCGAATTGCGTCCCGCTGTTCGCGATCAGCTCCCCCACCGTCTCGGAGACGGCGAGCCGATGGCGGAACGGACGCGCGCCCATCATCGAGGCGTACGCGTCGAGGACGGCGAGGATGCGCGAGCCGATCGGGATCTGGTCGCCCTTGAGCCCCATCGGGTATCCCTTGCCGTCGATCCGCTCGTGGTGGAAGAGGATGTTCTGGCTGACCATCTCGACGAACTCGAGCGGCCGCATGATCGCCGCGCCCCGCTGCGGGTGCTTGCGTATCTCGTCGATCTCCTCGGGCGTGAGGGCGAGCGTCTTGTTGAGGATGTCGTCGCTCACGCAGGTCATGCCGACGTCGTGCACGCTCGAGACGTACTGGATGACCTGCACCTCCTTCTCGGAGAGCCGGAGCTTCCGCGCGATGCTGGCCGACCACTCGACCGTCTTCCTGTTGAGCCAGTGGTAGTCCTCGCGGCAGGTCGCGATCATCGAGTGAAGCGTGGCGATCGTCTCCTTCAGGAAGACGGAGAAATCCTCCGCCGTTCGCATCCGCTCGATCACCTTCGAGAGGCGCTCGCTCACCGTGACGAGCAGGTTGAGGTCGTCCTCGGTGAAAGATTCGCCGGAGATCTTGTTGTTGGCGTTGATGACGCCGATCACGGTGTTCCCCACGCGCAGGGGCACGCTGACCAGGGACTTCGTCTCGTACTGCCCGTCGTTCGATCGTTCCTTCATCCCGCTCGTCTCGATGTCCCGCACGAGGAGCGGCTCGCCCGTCTCGGCGACCTTGCCGGCGATCGACCGGCCGACGGCCACGCGCGCCTTCTCGACGACCCGCTCGTCGAGCCCGTACGCGCCCTTGATGAACAGCTCCGCGCGGCTCCGGTCGAGGAGCATCAGGGAGACGATCTTCGCGGAGAGCATCTCGGCGATGAACTGCACCGAGAGCTGGAACATCTCCTGGATCTCCTCGCTCGCCTCGATCGATTCGAAGAGATAGCCGAGGAGGTCGTTGAAGTGGTGCTCCTTGGGCAGCGTGAAGGTGAAGCTCGCCCCCTCGCCGACCGTGCTCGACACCTGTATCCAGCCGCCGTGCTGCTCGACGATGTTCTTGACGATCGCGAGCCCGAGGCCCACCCCCTCGCCCATGCTCGTTCCCACCTGGTAGAACTGCTCGAAGATGTGCGTGAGATCCTTCTCGGGGATCCCCGTCCCCTCGTCCCGCACGGTGATCTTCACCGATACGGCGTCCTCGACGGCATCGATGAAGAGCCGCCTGCCCGGCGCCGAGAACTTGACGGCGTTGCCGAGCAGGTTGATGAAGACCTGCTTGACGAGGTCCTCGTCGCCGTCGATCTTCGGAAGATCGCCGGGAAGGCCGATGCGAAGATCGAGCTGCTTGTCGACGAGGTAGGGCTGCATCGCCTGCTCGACCTCGGCGACGACGTCGGCGAGCACGAAGAGTTTGCGCTTGAGCGTCCGCTGGCCGAACTCGATCTTCGAGACGTCGAGCACCTTGTTGACCATGCGGATGAGCCGGTCGGTCTCGGTTGAGATCACGCCGAGGAACTCGTCGCGCTCGACGAACTCGGGGTTGTCGATGTTGTCCTGCAGGCTCTCGACGTAGGCCTTGATCGAGGTGAGGGGCGTCTTGAGCTCGTGCGAGAGATGGGAGATGTAGTTCATCTTGAGCTTGTTCGTGTTCCGCAAATCCTCCGCCTCGCGCTCGAGACGGCTGATCCGTCCGCTCATCACCTCGTAGAGGCGGCTCTTCTCGATGGCGGAGACGACCTGCCCGGAGAGGATCGAGATCAGCCTGACGTCCTCTCCGCCGAAGGGCCGCTCTTCCCGGTCGCCGACCATGAGGATGCCGAGATCGTCGCGCCCCGAGACGATCGGGACGGCGAGCAGGGGATGGAGTTCCCGTCCGTCTATCATCGGCGATCCCGCGATGCGCTCGTCGGCGCCGGCGTCCTCGGAGACGAACCCCTCGGACGCGGCGAGCACCGCGCCGACCAGGCGATCCTCCGCGATCGGGGGTGAGGGCTCGTTCGAGGCGACGCCCTCCTCGCCGAGCTCGACGTGCCGGACGATCTCCCCCTCCGGGTTGAGGAGGAGGACCGACGACCACGGCCGCCGGAGCAAAAGCGTGATCTCCTTGCAGACCATCTTGAGGAGCGTGTCGAGACTGATGACCGAATTGATCCCGAGAGAGATGTCGTAGAGCCTCGTCAGCTCGCTGATCCGGTGCCGCGAGTTCACCAGGCGGTCCTCGGCCGTCCGGAGATAGACCTCGAAGCTGTCGTAGAAGGTGGCGAAGAGGTAGGTCATCAGACTCATGAAGCCGGCGATGACGAGCAGCGTGCCCACGAGGAAATGCGGCCCGGACGGCATCGCCGCCCCCGCGTCGCAGCAGACGAAGTGGGGGATCGTCCCCCGCAGCTCGAGCGCCCCGAGCACGGCGATCGCGGCCACCGTCGCCAGGGTCACCGCCGCGCCGGCGCGCAGCGGGGGCAGGAGCCGCCCCGCGAAGAAGAGGGGAAGCACGAGCAGGAAGAGGAAGGGGCTGGCGACCGTGCCGGTGAGGTAGACGAGGCCGATCACGGTGAAGAGATCGACGAAGACGGTCGCCCACCGCCACGCCTCGCCGGCGCCGCGGCCGAGAATCCGGCCGCCGCGCGCGTTCCCGAGGCTCGCGACCAGGATATCGAGAAAGGCCGCCGCGATGAAGACGCCCGCGACGAGGCCGGTCCGGAAATCGAACCCGGCGATCTCCCGCGCGATGTAGAAGATCGAGAAGATCGCCGCGAGCTCGATCAGCCGCACCTGCGGAATGCTGACGATCGTCGGCGAACGTCCCTCGGTCTGTCTCCTACCGAACATGTCGCTCCATCCGTCTATCCGATGCGGTCGGTCGCCGACGGCGACCGCTCCGGCACCGGCACGTCGAAGGACACCGTCGTGCCCCGCCCGGGCTCGCTGTCGATGTTGACCGCGCCGCCCATCATCTCGACCACGTTCTTCACCAGCGCGAGGCCGAGTCCGAGTCCCTCTTCCCCGCTGCGCGCCGCGCCGCGGTAGAAGGGATTGAAGATCTCCCGCATGTCCTCCGGCGGGATCCCCGGGCCGCCGTCGATCACGCGGACGATCAGGACGCGCCCCCCGATCCCGCCCCGCCGCTCCATGCGCATCTCGGCGGCGACCGTGACCGGCACGTCGTCCCCGCCGTACTTGAGGGCGTTCGACAGCAGGTTCTCGATGACGACCTCGATCGCCTCGCGCGCCACGTACAGGGGCGGCAGCGCGGGATCGACCCGGTTCCGCACGTTGGCAGCGCCGGAGCCGATCCGCCCGCGCACCCGGTCGACGAGCGCGTGCAGGTCGACGACGTCCAGTTCCGGCTGCGAGCCGTCGCCGCTCTCGGCGCGGAGCATGCGGACGAAGGACTCGATCAGCTCCTCCATCCGGGCGATCGCCGCGCGGATCTTGCTGAAGTAGCGCTCGGCCCGCTCGTCGCCGTCCACCCCCCCGATCTCCTCGACGAGCTGCAGATACCCGCTGATCGACGTGAGCGGCCGGATGAACTCGTGACCGACGACGAGACACGCCGACTCGAATACGGCGCGATAGCGGTCGATCGTGCGCCGGAGCTCGAGGATCTCGGCCTCGTGCTCCTGCGTCTCCGGTCGCCGCGGAGTCTCCGTATCAGTCGCTCGGACCACCGCTGCTCCTCCGGCGTCGCCGGCTTCGGGGCCGGCCGCGCCCGAACAATCTCCCCCCCGTCCGTCCGCCGCCCGGCCCTCCGCTCAGTTCTCGACCGTCTCGGAGGCCGCCTGGATCTTGCGGCGTTCGCGGACCACGATGCTCCCGGACATCCCCTTGCCGAAGGACTTGAGCTCGGAAGCGATGTCGCTGACCTGAGCGAAGTGCTTGAGGCGCTGGCCTTCGTCCATGACGATGGCGATCGTCAGCGACATGAGGGGAACGCGCTTTATCTCTCCCAGCCGGTTGCGGACCTCGAGGTAGCCGCGCCGGATGTCCTGCTCCTTCATGAGGACCAGCGAGCCCTTGTCGAACTCGTCGATGATGTGGCGGGCGATGAACTCCGCCCGGGCGGGAGAGGTGATGATGACGAAATCGTCTCCGCCGATGTGTCCGACGAAGTCGTTCGATCCGCCGAGTGAATTGACCGACTCGGTGATGATGTCGGCGAGGAACAGGATCGATTCGTCACCCTTCTGGTAACCGTAGTAATCGTTGTACGCCTTGAAATTGTCGATGTCCATGTAGAGGAACGCGTAGGCTTCCTTCCGCTCGATCCGGTGCAGCAGCTCCTTCTCGATCGCCCGGTTGCCCGCGAAGCCGGTGAGCGGGTTGGCCTCCTTCTGCTGCTTGCTCCAGTCGATGACGTTGCCGACGCGCAGCAGCATCTCCTCGTTGGAGTATGGCTTGATCAGGTAGTCGTTCGCTCCGTCCTTGAGCCCCTTGATCTTGTCGGGCAGATCGCTCTTCGCCGTCAGCATGATGACGGGGATCTGGCAGGTCTGGAAATCCTGGCGGATGCGGCGGCAGACCTCGAAGCCGTCGATCTTGGGCATCATCAGGTCGAGGATGATGAGGTCGGGCTGCTCCCGCCTGACGAGCTGCAGGGCCTCCTCGCCGTTTTCCGCGGTGACGACCCGGTAGCCGTTCTTCTCGAGCTGGAACTGGAGGATGCGGCGGATGTGCTCCTCGTCGTCTACGACGAGGATCTTGTACGCGTCGCAGCTGTCTCGGTCGGTCATCGGTCGAACCTCGTCCTGCATCCGGTTGCATGTCGGCCGCACACGAAGCGTTATGGCGCATCGGGGTTTTCGCAATTACTGTGCCAAGCCCCGGAACGGGGCCCGCCGCCAGGGGGCGGGGGCAATCCGATTTCATATTCCCATGTACGCCAGCATGTTGCGTGCCTGACGGGTTGCGCGGACAGCGTCACGCCGCCCGGTGCGCCGGGGCGGGTTCGTGCAGAACGGCATGCGGCGTGTGCGGCTCCCGGCGCGGGCGGGGAGAAAGAACGAGGCGAAAAATGCCGGTTCGGGGCGGGCGGGCCGTCAAGCCCAGGAGAAGAGCCGGCCGCGGGGGAAGGTGTTGAGGTCGAGGCCGTCATGCCGCCCGGCGCGCAGATGGTGCGCGGCGGCGCAGGCGATCATGGCGGCGTTGTCCGTGCAATAGGCGGCCGGCGGCCAGGAGACGGCGACGCCCCCGGCCTCCGCGCGTCCGCTCATCGCCTCGCGCAGCCGCGAGTTCGCGGCGACGCCGCCGGCGATGCAGACGCGCCCGGTCGGCCGGAGCGTTTCGGCGAGGAGCGTCTTCTCGACGAGGATGTCCACGATCGCCTCCTGCGCCGAGGCGGCGACGTCGGCGACGAGTGCGTCGTCGAGGCGTCCGAGGGCGTCGACCTTCAGGCGGACGGCCGTCTTCAGCCCCGAGAAGGAGAAGTCGCAGCGTCCCGTATTGCGGAGGGCCCGCGGAAAATCGAAGGCCGCCCGGTCGCCCGCCGCCGCCGCCCGGTCGATGGCGGGGCCGCCGGGCCAGGGAAGCCCGAGGAGCTTGCCG
The Candidatus Krumholzibacteriota bacterium DNA segment above includes these coding regions:
- a CDS encoding HAMP domain-containing histidine kinase, producing the protein MVRATDTETPRRPETQEHEAEILELRRTIDRYRAVFESACLVVGHEFIRPLTSISGYLQLVEEIGGVDGDERAERYFSKIRAAIARMEELIESFVRMLRAESGDGSQPELDVVDLHALVDRVRGRIGSGAANVRNRVDPALPPLYVAREAIEVVIENLLSNALKYGGDDVPVTVAAEMRMERRGGIGGRVLIVRVIDGGPGIPPEDMREIFNPFYRGAARSGEEGLGLGLALVKNVVEMMGGAVNIDSEPGRGTTVSFDVPVPERSPSATDRIG
- a CDS encoding response regulator, giving the protein MTDRDSCDAYKILVVDDEEHIRRILQFQLEKNGYRVVTAENGEEALQLVRREQPDLIILDLMMPKIDGFEVCRRIRQDFQTCQIPVIMLTAKSDLPDKIKGLKDGANDYLIKPYSNEEMLLRVGNVIDWSKQQKEANPLTGFAGNRAIEKELLHRIERKEAYAFLYMDIDNFKAYNDYYGYQKGDESILFLADIITESVNSLGGSNDFVGHIGGDDFVIITSPARAEFIARHIIDEFDKGSLVLMKEQDIRRGYLEVRNRLGEIKRVPLMSLTIAIVMDEGQRLKHFAQVSDIASELKSFGKGMSGSIVVRERRKIQAASETVEN
- the tsaD gene encoding tRNA (adenosine(37)-N6)-threonylcarbamoyltransferase complex transferase subunit TsaD — its product is MDELYLGIETSCDDTSCALYSPDGGVAVHRTAAQLDHDLYGGVVPEIASRSHMRALLPLWERVMAEGGVEPGSLAGIGVTNGPGLVGSLLVGLSFAKGLAYGANLPLVGIHHIEGHILANALEGPFETPATVLVVSGGHTQLFHVERIGSYELLGGTRDDAAGEAFDKIGKLLGLPWPGGPAIDRAAAAGDRAAFDFPRALRNTGRCDFSFSGLKTAVRLKVDALGRLDDALVADVAASAQEAIVDILVEKTLLAETLRPTGRVCIAGGVAANSRLREAMSGRAEAGGVAVSWPPAAYCTDNAAMIACAAAHHLRAGRHDGLDLNTFPRGRLFSWA